In a single window of the Nicotiana tomentosiformis chromosome 8, ASM39032v3, whole genome shotgun sequence genome:
- the LOC104085118 gene encoding pentatricopeptide repeat-containing protein At3g14580, mitochondrial-like, with product MAKYFDAIDTLMETIKFERKCRLSDDFFYDVIKIYGHLAGRINRAIETLFDMPNYKCWPSVRTFNFVLNLLVNTKQFDVVHKVYIRASELGVEIDACCLNIIVYVSGTLQKCRWMRVGSCKSSIIVKGLCHCGELDAAYKVFDEFPKQDCQPNVRTFSTIMHALCERGHVDEALGLLERMEKENVEPDAIVFNTLISGLRKQRRVDEGIEMFKKVMLKGCDPNPGTYQEVLYALLDAKRYLEAKDFMDVMIDKRVNPSFESYKLLIHDLCNGKLLGDLDWALRQMVRHGFVPRMGMWRQILGCLFPHDGDCCTA from the exons ATGGCTAAGTATTTTGATGCAATTGACACCCTTATGGAAACGATCAAATTTGAAAGGAAGTGTAGACTTTCTGATGATTTTTTCTATGATGTTATTAAGATTTATGGGCATTTAGCTGGTAGAATTAATAGAGCAATTGAGACCCTTTTTGATATGCCTAATTATAAGTGCTGGCCAAGTGTGAGAACTTTCAATTTTGTTCTGAATTTGTTAGTGAATACTAAACAATTTGATGTTGTTCATAAGGTGTATATTCGTGCTTCCGAATTGGGTGTGGAGATTGATGCCTGTTGTTTGAATATTATTGTCTATGTCTCTGGGACTCTCCAAAAATGTCGCTGGATGCGTGTTGGATCCTGCAAAagtagt ATTATCGTTAAGGGGTTGTGTCATTGCGGGGAGCTCGATGCTGCATATAAGGTGTTCGATGAATTTCCTAAGCAGGATTGTCAACCCAATGTGAGGACTTTTTCGACTATAATGCATGCTTTATGTGAGCGCGGTCACGTTGATGAGGCTTTGGGCTTGTTAGAGAGGATGGAAAAGGAGAATGTTGAACCGGATGCTATCGTGTTTAACACGTTGATTTCGGGGCTTAGGAAGCAACGTAGAGTTGACGAGGGGATTGAGATGTTCAAGAAAGTAATGCTGAAAGGTTGTGATCCGAATCCAGGGACATATCAGGAGGTGTTGTATGCTTTGCTTGATGCTAAGAGGTATTTAGAGGCTAAAGATTTTATGGATGTCATGATTGATAAGAGGGTGAATCCAAGTTTTGAGTCTTATAAGCTGTTGATACATGACCTTTGTAATGGGAAGCTTCTTGGCGATTTAGACTGGGCGTTGAGGCAGATGGTGAGACACGGATTTGTGCCGAGGATGGGTATGTGGAGGCAGATTCTTGGTTGCTTGTTTCCTCATGATGGAGATTGTTGTACTGCCtag
- the LOC138896827 gene encoding uncharacterized protein translates to MTWAEEVEASVEMATKSSIWDNFDITKVSNAGFKLDFIEPEKHVVCYVLGAHPPFTVLNGYIQRQWAKYGINKVVMLKNGIVLVRFDTELGKNEVIQGGIYHFDNKTFIVKAWSPDMKFIREELCTVPIWVKLPGLDFKYWSPKGLSKIGNLIGKPLMVDQNTEKKMGLNFAILLIEVDIDTNLPEKKFGHVDENCRKKKKSQQESPKKLEEERHNVAEEPKTQG, encoded by the exons ATGACATGGGCAGAAGAGGTGGAAGCATCAGTTGAGATGGCAACGAAGAGCTCAATTTGGGATAATTTCGACATTACCAAGGTCTCAAACGCAGGGTTCAAACTTGATTTTATTGAACCAGAAAAGCATG TGGTATGCTATGTATTGGGGGCACATCCTCCATTCACGGTATTGAATGGATATATACAAAGGCAGTGGGCAAAGTATGGCATTAATAAAGTAGTGATGCTGAAAAATGGTATTGTATTAGTACGATTTGACACAGAATTGGGTAAAAATGAGGTAATCCAAGGAGGTATATATCATTTTGACAACAAGACATTCATTGTGAAGGCTTGGAGTCCGGATATGAAATTCATTAGAGAAGAGCTATGCACAGTACCAATATGGGTGAAATTGCCAGGTTTGGACTTCAAATATTGGAGCCCTAAGGGATTGAGCAAAATTGGGAATTTGATTGGGAAGCCGCTGATGGTGGACCAAAACACTGAGAAAAAGATGGGCCTCAACTTTGCTATATTACTAATTGAAGTAGATATTGATACGAACCTACCTGAGAAG AAGTTTGGACATGTGGACGAAAACTGTAGGAAGAAGAAAAAATCACAGCAAGAGTCTCCAAAGAAGCTAGAAGAAGAGAGGCACAATGTAGCAGAAGAACCAAAGACACAAGGATGA